A single region of the Elizabethkingia sp. JS20170427COW genome encodes:
- the rsmG gene encoding 16S rRNA (guanine(527)-N(7))-methyltransferase RsmG: MSVELILKYFPEISEAQKEQFAKLETLYTEWNQKINVISRKDTDSLYEKHILHSLGIAKVMSFADGTKVLDIGTGGGFPGIPLAILFPEVQFTLVDSIGKKITVVNAVAEGLGLQNVTTHHARAEQIKEKFHFVVSRAVTQMPVFLTWLRGKFEKENFNPKHNGVLYLKGGDLAEELAGIKCEIFSLKNYFESEFFDTKKVVYISKGHI, encoded by the coding sequence ATGTCTGTAGAATTAATTTTGAAATATTTCCCTGAAATTTCGGAGGCTCAAAAAGAACAGTTTGCGAAGTTGGAAACCCTTTATACGGAATGGAATCAAAAAATAAATGTAATTTCCAGAAAAGATACCGATTCTTTATATGAAAAGCATATTTTGCATTCCTTAGGGATTGCTAAAGTAATGTCCTTTGCTGATGGAACCAAGGTGTTGGATATCGGTACAGGAGGAGGCTTTCCTGGTATTCCGTTGGCGATATTGTTCCCCGAAGTGCAGTTTACTCTAGTGGATAGTATAGGAAAGAAGATTACAGTTGTAAACGCCGTGGCAGAAGGTTTGGGACTTCAGAATGTAACTACACATCATGCCCGAGCAGAACAGATTAAAGAAAAATTCCACTTTGTGGTAAGTAGAGCTGTAACGCAGATGCCCGTATTCCTTACTTGGCTGAGAGGAAAATTTGAAAAAGAAAACTTCAACCCTAAGCATAATGGAGTGTTATACTTAAAAGGTGGAGATCTTGCAGAGGAGTTGGCTGGGATAAAATGTGAGATTTTTAGTCTTAAAAATTATTTTGAATCGGAGTTTTTTGATACTAAAAAAGTAGTGTACATCTCCAAAGGGCATATATAA
- the lipA gene encoding lipoyl synthase, which produces MSNAEDHLSNDTTIQKPKWIRVKLPTGKNYRELRGLVDKYKLNTICQSGSCPNMGECWGEGTATFMILGNICTRSCGFCGVKTGKPLDVNWDEPEKVARSIKLMKIKHAVLTSVDRDDLKDMGSILWAETVKAVRRISPGTTMETLIPDFQGITKHIDRLVEVAPEVISHNMETVKRLTRQVRIQAKYERSLEVLRYLKEAGQRRTKTGIMLGLGETKEEVFEAIEDVRNANVDVITLGQYLQPTKRHLPVQRFVSPEEFEEYGSFARSLGFRHVESSPLVRSSYHAEKHIL; this is translated from the coding sequence ATGAGTAATGCTGAAGATCATCTAAGTAATGACACTACAATCCAAAAACCTAAATGGATTAGAGTAAAATTGCCAACAGGAAAAAACTACCGAGAGCTAAGAGGCTTGGTGGATAAATACAAACTTAACACTATCTGCCAAAGCGGATCTTGCCCTAATATGGGGGAATGCTGGGGAGAAGGAACTGCAACCTTCATGATTTTAGGAAATATCTGTACCCGTAGCTGTGGCTTTTGTGGAGTAAAGACAGGGAAACCCCTAGATGTAAACTGGGACGAACCTGAAAAAGTAGCCCGCTCTATCAAATTAATGAAAATAAAACACGCGGTACTTACTTCCGTAGATAGAGATGACTTAAAAGATATGGGATCCATCCTCTGGGCAGAAACTGTAAAAGCAGTAAGAAGAATTTCGCCAGGAACTACAATGGAAACATTAATCCCAGATTTCCAAGGGATTACCAAACATATCGATCGTTTGGTAGAAGTTGCTCCAGAAGTAATTTCTCATAACATGGAAACCGTAAAAAGACTTACTCGCCAAGTTCGTATCCAAGCTAAATACGAAAGAAGTTTGGAAGTCCTTCGTTACCTAAAAGAAGCTGGGCAAAGGAGAACTAAAACAGGTATCATGCTAGGACTTGGAGAAACCAAAGAGGAAGTTTTTGAAGCTATTGAGGATGTTAGAAATGCAAATGTAGATGTAATTACCCTTGGCCAATATCTGCAACCTACCAAAAGACACCTTCCTGTACAACGCTTTGTATCTCCTGAAGAATTTGAAGAATATGGAAGCTTTGCAAGAAGTTTAGGATTTAGACATGTTGAAAGTTCGCCATTGGTAAGAAGCTCTTACCACGCTGAAAAACATATTTTATAG
- a CDS encoding RNA polymerase sigma factor: MKKEELLKLIFAAQNKDQKAQTQLINIFWVDVFSFVMKKIKDDILADEITVAVFSKVLNKLELYDPNFQFKTWILTIAQNTIIDFWRKKSKETEELTNGLEEVKNAYAKSPEELLISEEEEREIKKIIASLDSQYQDIIKLRFFEEKSIKEIAEELQLSVSNTKVRIMRAKKVLAELLKKQ, encoded by the coding sequence TTGAAAAAGGAAGAACTTTTAAAATTAATATTTGCCGCTCAAAATAAGGATCAAAAAGCTCAAACTCAGCTTATTAATATCTTTTGGGTAGATGTTTTTTCCTTTGTCATGAAAAAGATAAAAGACGACATTCTTGCGGATGAGATCACCGTTGCTGTTTTTTCTAAAGTTTTGAATAAATTAGAGCTCTATGATCCTAATTTCCAATTCAAAACATGGATACTTACCATTGCCCAAAATACTATTATTGATTTTTGGAGAAAAAAAAGTAAAGAGACAGAAGAACTTACCAACGGACTAGAGGAAGTAAAAAATGCATACGCCAAATCTCCTGAGGAGCTCCTCATTTCTGAAGAGGAAGAGAGAGAAATCAAAAAGATTATTGCTTCTTTAGACAGCCAATACCAAGATATCATCAAACTTAGATTTTTTGAAGAAAAAAGTATTAAAGAAATTGCCGAGGAACTTCAGCTGTCGGTTTCTAACACAAAAGTAAGAATCATGAGAGCTAAAAAAGTACTCGCAGAATTATTAAAAAAACAATAA
- the recG gene encoding ATP-dependent DNA helicase RecG, producing the protein MDLNTPIEYIKGIGPERAKLIKSTLDLHKVEDFLSYYPIRYIDKSKFYKVSELTEVTHEVSLKGKITDLQEIPYAKGKTRLVAKFRDETGTLELVWFQFSKWLKDQIPINIPVVIFGKAQSFNHLVSMSHPEIQKEEKQMNTEVLFPVYSNSEKLTKRGINNRVFQQALFDIISKLPSFIHENLPANLLKSLKLLSRVESLQNIHFPKNERLLKASDRRLKFEEAFFFQLGYGLKKKHHKTNNVGNPFPIVGDYFNDFYKNHLPFELTNAQKRVLKEIRNDMKLPIQMNRLLQGDVGSGKTMVALLSMLMALDNNFQSCLMAPTEILAQQHYNGLSELLQDTPITLKLLTGSTKTKERRLIHSMLEDGSLNIIVGTHALLEDKVKFKNLGLAIIDEQHRFGVAQRAKLWAKNHIPPHILVMTATPIPRTLAMSFYSDLEVSVIDELPMGRKPIITAHRKEKDRGFVYHFAKDEIAKGRQVYFVYPLIEESESLDYKNLNEGFDKIKDYFPLPDYDVVMLHGKMKPEEKDAAMQYFASGKAQIMVATTVIEVGVNVPNASVMIIESSERFGLSQLHQLRGRVGRGAEQSYCILMTSDKLTQQGRTRIKTMVATNDGFKISEVDMELRGPGDIMGTQQSGIVDFKRLDLVQDGNIIKAAKDCVEKILEIDPFLQYPEHIAMRNYYSQQYKGKNKWSKIS; encoded by the coding sequence TTGGATCTTAATACCCCCATAGAATATATCAAAGGAATAGGCCCTGAGAGAGCCAAACTTATTAAAAGTACACTAGATCTCCATAAGGTAGAAGACTTTCTGTCCTACTACCCCATCCGATATATCGATAAAAGTAAATTTTATAAAGTTTCTGAGCTCACTGAGGTAACTCATGAAGTTTCACTAAAAGGAAAAATTACAGATTTACAAGAGATACCATATGCAAAAGGCAAAACGAGATTGGTAGCTAAGTTTAGAGATGAAACCGGAACCCTAGAGCTGGTATGGTTTCAGTTTTCTAAATGGTTGAAAGACCAGATCCCCATCAATATTCCTGTTGTTATTTTTGGAAAAGCCCAAAGCTTCAATCACCTCGTAAGCATGTCTCATCCTGAAATCCAAAAGGAAGAGAAACAGATGAATACAGAAGTGCTATTTCCCGTATATTCTAATAGTGAAAAGCTTACCAAAAGAGGAATCAACAATAGGGTATTCCAACAGGCGCTTTTCGATATTATATCAAAACTCCCAAGCTTTATTCACGAAAACCTACCCGCCAATTTACTCAAAAGCTTAAAATTACTTTCCAGAGTAGAGTCTCTACAAAACATCCACTTCCCCAAGAATGAAAGACTCTTAAAAGCCTCAGACAGAAGATTGAAATTTGAAGAAGCTTTTTTCTTTCAATTAGGATATGGCTTAAAAAAGAAACATCACAAGACCAATAATGTAGGCAACCCCTTTCCTATTGTGGGAGATTATTTTAATGATTTCTATAAAAACCACCTTCCTTTTGAGCTTACCAATGCCCAGAAAAGAGTACTAAAAGAAATTAGAAACGACATGAAACTACCGATACAGATGAATCGGTTATTACAAGGTGATGTGGGCTCTGGCAAAACCATGGTGGCCTTGCTATCCATGCTAATGGCTTTGGATAACAACTTCCAAAGTTGCCTTATGGCCCCTACTGAAATCCTTGCCCAACAGCACTACAATGGTTTATCCGAGCTGTTACAAGATACGCCTATTACCTTAAAACTCCTTACTGGCTCTACCAAAACTAAGGAAAGAAGACTTATCCATAGCATGTTAGAGGACGGAAGCCTTAATATTATTGTAGGAACCCATGCTCTTTTAGAAGATAAAGTAAAATTTAAAAACCTAGGGCTTGCCATTATCGATGAGCAACACCGCTTTGGCGTTGCACAAAGGGCTAAGCTATGGGCTAAAAACCATATTCCTCCTCACATTTTGGTCATGACGGCTACTCCTATCCCAAGGACACTTGCCATGAGCTTTTATTCCGATTTGGAAGTATCGGTAATCGATGAGCTTCCTATGGGGAGAAAACCTATTATTACCGCTCACAGAAAAGAAAAAGACCGAGGATTTGTTTATCATTTTGCTAAAGACGAAATTGCCAAAGGAAGACAAGTTTACTTCGTATATCCTTTGATTGAAGAAAGCGAATCTTTGGATTACAAAAATCTAAATGAGGGCTTCGATAAAATAAAAGATTACTTTCCCCTTCCCGATTATGACGTCGTAATGCTTCATGGGAAAATGAAACCTGAAGAAAAGGATGCCGCCATGCAATATTTTGCCAGTGGAAAAGCTCAGATAATGGTAGCAACTACCGTTATTGAGGTAGGAGTAAATGTTCCTAATGCTTCTGTAATGATTATCGAAAGTTCAGAAAGATTTGGGCTCTCCCAGCTTCACCAGCTAAGAGGAAGAGTGGGGAGGGGTGCTGAACAAAGCTACTGTATCCTGATGACTTCTGACAAGCTCACCCAACAAGGAAGAACCCGAATAAAAACCATGGTGGCCACCAATGATGGATTCAAGATTTCAGAAGTAGATATGGAACTCCGTGGTCCTGGAGACATTATGGGAACTCAACAAAGTGGAATTGTAGATTTTAAAAGACTAGATCTTGTACAAGATGGTAACATTATTAAAGCTGCAAAAGACTGTGTAGAAAAAATTTTAGAAATAGATCCTTTCTTACAATATCCCGAACATATCGCAATGCGCAACTACTACTCCCAACAATATAAGGGGAAAAATAAATGGTCTAAAATTAGTTAA
- the holA gene encoding DNA polymerase III subunit delta gives MKDLENILKNIKNKAFQPIYFIHGEEPYYIDVISNALEENVLSEEEKDFNQTIIYGKDTNYREILSLARQYPMMGDHQFILVKEAQNLDLNEEISDELLKYIENPVPSTILVFAHKYKKLDSRKKFVKALDKAKFLFYSEPVKDYQVPNWIQNQAQILGIKLAPNIAHLLAEYLGTDISRIANELQKLKLILKPDEVLDGKLVERHIGISNEYNVFKLIDALGKKDAERAMKIAYYLGKNPKANPMVVIVSNVFNFFNNVLLYHTLKGQSAQAIAQTMGVNPYFIKDFDQASKIYPLKYLTRIISILREIDLKSKGLGNHNVSDAELLVEMIFKITNIDKTKVKI, from the coding sequence ATGAAAGATTTAGAAAACATCCTCAAAAATATTAAAAATAAAGCATTTCAACCTATTTATTTTATCCATGGTGAAGAGCCTTATTATATCGATGTCATCTCTAATGCATTAGAGGAGAATGTTTTATCCGAAGAGGAAAAAGATTTTAACCAAACCATCATCTACGGAAAAGATACCAACTATCGGGAAATCCTTTCCCTTGCTAGGCAATATCCTATGATGGGAGACCACCAATTTATTCTCGTAAAAGAAGCTCAAAATCTAGATCTTAACGAAGAAATCAGCGATGAGCTTTTGAAATATATCGAAAATCCTGTTCCTTCTACCATACTCGTCTTTGCTCATAAATACAAAAAATTAGATTCTAGAAAAAAATTTGTGAAAGCTTTAGATAAAGCAAAATTCCTATTCTACAGCGAGCCGGTAAAAGATTACCAAGTTCCCAATTGGATACAAAATCAAGCACAAATCCTTGGGATTAAACTTGCTCCCAATATTGCTCACCTACTTGCGGAATACCTTGGGACAGACATCTCCCGAATTGCTAATGAGTTACAAAAGCTAAAACTCATCCTAAAACCCGATGAAGTCCTAGATGGGAAATTGGTAGAAAGACATATCGGCATTAGCAATGAGTATAATGTCTTTAAACTTATTGATGCTTTAGGGAAAAAAGATGCCGAACGAGCAATGAAAATCGCCTACTATCTTGGTAAAAACCCAAAAGCCAATCCTATGGTAGTGATCGTTAGCAATGTCTTCAACTTCTTTAATAATGTATTATTGTACCATACCCTGAAGGGACAATCTGCACAAGCAATTGCCCAAACCATGGGAGTTAACCCTTATTTTATTAAAGATTTTGATCAAGCTTCTAAAATCTATCCCTTGAAGTACCTTACTCGGATTATCAGTATCCTAAGAGAAATCGACTTAAAAAGTAAAGGCCTAGGAAACCACAACGTTAGTGATGCTGAACTATTAGTAGAAATGATTTTCAAAATCACCAATATCGATAAAACAAAAGTAAAAATTTAA
- the ychF gene encoding redox-regulated ATPase YchF, giving the protein MKCGIVGLPNVGKSTLFNCLSNAKAQSANYPFCTIEPNVGTVSVPDKRLFELEKIVKPERVLPAVVEIVDIAGLVKGASKGEGLGNQFLANIRECEAIIHVLRCFDNDNITHVEGSVDPMRDKEIIDLELQLKDLEVLGKAVDKAKKLTKSGKRDDILTYETLVKLSDFIEEGKNAREFDADDFQQGVIKDIQLLTNKPVLYVCNVDENSIKNGNPWVEKVEEMAKNEGAETIVLAAQIEADINELDTFEERQIFLEELGLEEPGVNRLIRKAYTLLNLQTYFTAGVKEVRAWTIGKGWTAPQAAGVIHTDFEKGFIRAEVIKYEDYIHYGSEVKIKEAGKLGVEGKEYIVQDGDIMHFRFNV; this is encoded by the coding sequence ATGAAATGTGGTATCGTAGGTTTACCCAATGTTGGTAAATCAACCCTATTTAATTGCTTAAGCAATGCGAAAGCACAAAGTGCTAATTATCCTTTCTGTACTATAGAACCTAACGTAGGAACGGTTTCTGTACCTGATAAGAGACTCTTTGAACTAGAGAAAATTGTAAAGCCAGAACGCGTTTTGCCTGCTGTGGTAGAAATTGTGGATATTGCTGGTTTGGTAAAAGGTGCTAGCAAAGGAGAGGGACTTGGAAATCAATTCCTAGCGAATATCAGAGAGTGTGAAGCGATTATTCACGTTCTTAGATGTTTCGATAATGATAATATTACCCACGTAGAGGGATCTGTAGACCCAATGAGAGATAAGGAAATTATCGATCTTGAACTTCAATTGAAAGATTTAGAAGTCCTAGGTAAGGCTGTTGATAAAGCGAAAAAACTTACCAAATCAGGAAAAAGAGATGACATCCTTACTTATGAAACTTTGGTGAAGTTATCAGACTTTATTGAAGAAGGTAAAAATGCAAGAGAGTTTGATGCTGATGATTTTCAACAAGGGGTGATTAAAGATATCCAATTGTTAACCAATAAGCCTGTACTTTATGTTTGTAATGTAGATGAAAATTCTATTAAAAATGGAAACCCTTGGGTGGAAAAAGTAGAGGAAATGGCAAAAAATGAAGGTGCTGAAACCATTGTATTGGCAGCTCAGATTGAAGCGGATATTAACGAATTGGACACCTTTGAAGAAAGACAAATTTTCTTGGAAGAACTAGGGCTAGAAGAACCTGGTGTAAACCGATTAATCCGTAAAGCTTATACCTTGCTTAATTTACAAACTTATTTTACAGCAGGGGTAAAAGAGGTAAGAGCTTGGACTATTGGTAAAGGATGGACAGCTCCTCAGGCTGCTGGAGTGATCCATACCGATTTTGAAAAAGGCTTTATCCGTGCTGAGGTTATTAAATACGAGGATTATATCCATTACGGATCCGAAGTTAAAATAAAAGAAGCTGGAAAATTAGGTGTAGAAGGTAAAGAATATATCGTACAAGATGGCGATATTATGCACTTTAGATTTAACGTGTAA
- a CDS encoding type I restriction enzyme HsdR N-terminal domain-containing protein gives MELPKLNFNTQFDFKFRQDKDKFFIYDVLRKSYLLLTPEEWVRQHWVHYYLSIGKAASSLIAEKKVRVEKTTKRIDLLVLDKIEADILIECKAPQIKLKPEHFEQIARYNSVIQAKEIILSNGLQHIFAKYQEGQYYFYPKEL, from the coding sequence ATGGAACTGCCAAAGCTTAATTTTAATACTCAATTCGATTTTAAATTCAGGCAGGACAAAGATAAGTTTTTTATTTATGATGTACTGAGAAAGAGTTATCTTTTGCTAACTCCTGAAGAATGGGTGCGCCAGCATTGGGTGCATTATTACCTCTCAATAGGGAAGGCAGCTTCTTCCTTGATTGCTGAAAAAAAAGTGAGGGTTGAAAAGACCACCAAAAGAATAGATCTTTTGGTGTTGGACAAAATAGAAGCTGATATCTTAATAGAATGTAAAGCCCCACAGATTAAGTTGAAACCCGAACATTTTGAGCAAATTGCCCGCTATAATTCTGTAATTCAAGCAAAAGAAATTATATTGAGCAATGGGCTTCAGCATATTTTTGCAAAATACCAAGAAGGGCAATATTATTTTTATCCTAAAGAATTGTAA
- a CDS encoding DUF493 domain-containing protein, producing the protein MADNKIDIEQLKKHEEFYVRLQTQLDQHHDFPEDYTFKFIIENNQSKLTEIYKVFDDVKYTFSTNESKNGKYVSCTIVAFVLSADQVIAFYKAVSKIDGVIML; encoded by the coding sequence ATGGCAGATAACAAAATTGATATAGAACAATTAAAGAAGCACGAAGAGTTTTATGTAAGGCTTCAGACGCAACTTGATCAACATCACGATTTTCCTGAAGATTATACCTTCAAATTTATTATTGAAAATAATCAAAGTAAATTAACGGAAATCTATAAAGTTTTTGATGATGTAAAGTACACTTTCTCCACTAACGAAAGTAAAAACGGAAAGTATGTAAGCTGTACTATTGTTGCTTTTGTGCTAAGTGCAGATCAGGTAATCGCATTTTATAAGGCGGTTTCTAAGATAGACGGGGTTATCATGCTTTAA
- a CDS encoding DUF4197 family protein, giving the protein MKKIILPLVVASAAVVSVSSCSTTGVNNPMGVGALQNLLLNASNKGFGILSNPQEFLTNTLIDAALPDELKKINNTLTSLGMDNLVKKEKQYIAEAAKMTVTAAKPVVTQAIKEMTITDAIAIAAGGKGAATQYLKEKTKDKLVLAMQPQVEAKLNEVGIVKTLNTALSAGSASGILGTLLGKNDNNQVNTVSPISKLAAQQMVNGLFFIMENYETENKLNPSASGFNK; this is encoded by the coding sequence ATGAAAAAAATAATATTACCCCTTGTGGTTGCTAGTGCTGCCGTAGTTTCTGTTTCCTCATGTTCAACTACTGGTGTTAATAATCCTATGGGGGTAGGTGCTTTGCAAAACCTATTGTTAAATGCAAGTAACAAAGGCTTTGGCATACTTTCTAATCCTCAAGAATTTTTAACCAATACCTTAATAGATGCAGCTTTGCCTGATGAGTTGAAAAAAATCAACAATACATTAACTTCTTTAGGCATGGACAATTTGGTGAAAAAAGAAAAGCAGTATATTGCAGAAGCAGCCAAAATGACAGTTACAGCGGCTAAGCCTGTGGTAACCCAAGCAATTAAAGAAATGACGATTACCGATGCAATCGCTATTGCTGCAGGAGGCAAAGGTGCTGCAACACAATATTTAAAAGAAAAAACAAAAGATAAATTGGTGTTGGCTATGCAACCCCAGGTTGAAGCAAAGCTTAACGAGGTAGGAATTGTAAAAACGTTGAATACCGCTCTTAGCGCAGGTAGTGCCAGTGGGATTTTAGGAACTTTATTAGGGAAAAATGATAATAACCAGGTAAATACAGTTTCTCCTATCAGCAAATTGGCAGCCCAGCAAATGGTAAACGGACTTTTCTTTATCATGGAAAATTACGAAACCGAAAACAAACTAAACCCTAGCGCTTCGGGATTTAATAAATAA
- a CDS encoding M13 family metallopeptidase, with the protein MKKLTTSLLLVAALFSASEFTAQKKASKTTPSTQKAMKDKGLELSYMDTTVRPQDDFYNYVNGTWMKTAKIPSDKPTWGSFNKLAEDTDNNSMKILHSLLKDKFAEGSEGKKIQDLYASYMDLKKRNADGIKPIQHALNQIDAIKNLNDLQKYLDQATKDGDNILYGWGVEADLKNSKMNAVYLGDPSLGLGRDYYQKVNDKNTETLAEYEKYIASMLEAIGEKNAKKSAAEILNFEKSIAKTYLTNEQIRDANLSYNPKTMAELSQLVKNVNLPAYLKNVGVNTDKVIVGEIGFYKKFDSFINQENLPVIKEYFKFHLVNGGASYLSENLDLLKFNFYSKYLRGQQEQRALDKRGFQLIDGALGEAFGKLYVEKYFPAEDKAKMVELIDYLKKSFAQHIQNLSWMSNTTKAKAMEKLNKFTVKVAYPDKWKDYSKLKITSIADGGSLYQNLLNINEWQYNKDLEKIGKPVDKEKWEMTPQTVNAYYNPLNNEIVFPAAILQPPFFNPQADAAVNFGGIGAVIGHEMTHGFDDQGAQFDADGNLIDWWTPEDKANFQKVTKALAAQFDKYEPVKGVFVNGTFTNGENIADLGGVNIAYDALQMYLKDNKDPGKISGFTQDQRFFMSWATVWRTLSSEKYMINQVKTDPHSPGYFRSFAPLTNTDAFYKAFDVKPGDKLYKKPEDRIKIW; encoded by the coding sequence ATGAAAAAGTTAACCACTAGTTTACTGCTTGTTGCCGCTTTATTTTCAGCATCGGAATTTACCGCTCAGAAAAAAGCAAGCAAAACTACACCTTCAACACAAAAAGCTATGAAAGATAAAGGTCTAGAATTATCCTATATGGATACCACAGTACGCCCGCAAGATGATTTTTATAATTATGTGAACGGTACATGGATGAAAACTGCTAAAATCCCTTCCGACAAACCAACTTGGGGAAGTTTTAATAAATTAGCTGAAGACACCGATAACAACTCGATGAAGATTCTTCATTCTTTATTAAAAGATAAATTTGCAGAAGGCAGTGAGGGTAAAAAAATCCAGGATTTATACGCTTCTTACATGGATCTCAAAAAAAGAAACGCAGACGGAATTAAACCTATACAACATGCTTTAAACCAAATAGATGCCATAAAAAATCTTAATGATTTACAAAAATATCTAGACCAAGCTACCAAAGATGGGGATAACATCCTATATGGCTGGGGAGTAGAAGCTGATCTTAAAAATTCTAAAATGAATGCGGTATATCTTGGGGACCCTTCTTTAGGTTTAGGAAGAGATTACTACCAAAAAGTAAATGATAAAAATACCGAGACCCTTGCAGAGTACGAAAAATACATTGCAAGTATGCTAGAAGCTATTGGGGAGAAAAATGCAAAAAAATCAGCAGCTGAAATTCTGAACTTCGAAAAATCTATTGCTAAAACCTATCTTACCAACGAGCAAATTAGAGATGCCAACCTTTCCTACAACCCTAAAACCATGGCAGAACTTTCTCAGTTGGTGAAAAATGTTAACCTACCTGCTTATCTTAAAAATGTAGGGGTAAACACCGATAAAGTAATTGTAGGAGAAATAGGTTTCTATAAAAAATTTGATAGCTTTATCAATCAAGAAAACCTTCCTGTGATTAAGGAATATTTTAAATTCCATTTGGTAAATGGTGGCGCTAGCTATCTATCCGAAAACTTGGATCTACTGAAATTCAATTTTTATAGCAAATACCTTAGAGGCCAACAAGAACAAAGAGCCCTAGATAAAAGAGGTTTCCAGCTGATTGATGGAGCTTTAGGTGAGGCTTTTGGTAAATTGTATGTAGAGAAATACTTCCCTGCTGAAGATAAAGCTAAAATGGTTGAACTAATCGATTATCTTAAAAAAAGCTTTGCCCAACATATCCAAAACCTATCTTGGATGTCCAACACAACCAAGGCTAAGGCTATGGAAAAACTGAATAAGTTTACCGTAAAAGTTGCTTATCCAGATAAATGGAAAGATTACTCTAAATTAAAAATCACCTCTATTGCCGATGGAGGTAGCCTATATCAAAATCTACTTAATATTAACGAGTGGCAATACAATAAAGATTTAGAAAAAATAGGAAAACCTGTAGATAAAGAAAAATGGGAAATGACACCGCAAACCGTTAATGCGTACTACAATCCACTAAACAACGAGATTGTATTCCCTGCAGCTATTCTCCAACCGCCATTCTTCAACCCTCAAGCAGATGCTGCTGTTAACTTTGGAGGTATTGGAGCAGTAATTGGCCATGAAATGACGCATGGTTTTGATGACCAAGGCGCTCAGTTTGATGCAGATGGAAACCTTATCGACTGGTGGACTCCTGAAGACAAAGCAAATTTCCAAAAAGTTACCAAAGCTTTGGCTGCTCAATTTGATAAATACGAACCTGTAAAAGGCGTTTTCGTAAACGGAACCTTCACTAACGGTGAAAATATCGCGGATTTAGGAGGAGTTAACATTGCCTACGATGCTCTTCAGATGTATCTTAAAGATAACAAGGATCCAGGTAAAATCAGTGGTTTCACTCAAGACCAAAGATTCTTTATGTCTTGGGCTACCGTTTGGAGAACTCTCTCTTCTGAGAAATACATGATTAACCAAGTAAAAACCGACCCTCACTCTCCAGGATATTTCAGAAGTTTTGCCCCTCTTACCAACACCGATGCTTTCTACAAGGCATTTGATGTAAAACCAGGTGACAAACTTTATAAGAAACCTGAAGATAGAATCAAAATCTGGTAA